TGTTCAGCAGTGCGGAATTGCATCATAAGAATGGACAATTAGTAGGGGgatttttttatgttaaaagCTGTATACTAGCTTGGAAGAAAGGAGTCACCCACCTGTGTCTGCGACCCAAAGTCTGTTCCTGGACTGGAGGCTGATACAAAAGTTGCATCAGCAAACAAATCAGACTCTTGAAACTTCCCATTGTTGTGGGTGGAAGATGTTTCAGTTGGCCCAGAATCCAAGAAGTCACCAATCTGATCTGCTCCAAAAAGGTCCACTTGGTTGGCACTGCCTGTGGAAGGCTctgcaaaaaataaaaaccatacaTATAAGACATGGACAAACAAAATTGAATACATGTTGTGCGCTATAATTCacaaaactaaattttactCATTTAAAAATAGAgcaaattagctcaatatactAAAAGAAGTGGAATATCATAGAATGGGGGGGGAAAAATGGTAATGATGGGGGGAAATAGGGTATGGAGTGCAAATAGGGTAGATGTTGTGTGTAGTGAGTACAAattctcttaaaaataaacattcaGCAAGTTTAGCCATCGTTGAAAGTAACATACTATTATTCGAAGTTCCACGTGGATCGAAGTCATCAAAATCATCATCGTTGTTTGAAGGAGCTGCAGATGCATGTGAAGGTACGGAACTATGATTGCCAGAGTCGGGTGACTTTTTCCCCCTGGATAGATTATCATGGTCCGTACTGCACATCAATGATTGAACCGACTGAGCAAGAATGCAATTTAATTTGTTCACACAAAATgaatcaaatacaaaacaaataatGGCATACGAGCATCGTCAACTGAGAAAACTCTCACGTTGAAGATACACCCAAAATCAATAAGTCAATAACAACAGCATATCAATGGGGGCTGAGACAAAACCTGTCATACCGTGAAAAGGTTTTCTTCGGAGTGTAGCTTTGCTCTTCGCTTTTAACACCACGCCTTGACTTTTGAAAAGACTCGTAGTCGTCCTTGTCTTTTCCTCTGGAATCCCTATCATAATTGCTTGAACCACTTTGAAAACTACCAGCAAACGAAGCTGAACCAGACTTATATGATATTCCTGTTGATGAGAGGCCAACGTACCTAATCGGAGGCAAAAGAAAAAACGATTAAATGCGGCAACGCACCAAAGAAAATCAGGAAAACCAGTTATATTCACTGTATAGAAACTAACTTGTTACGATTGATTGTTGTTTTGTCTCTGATCTCTGAGattttcttcttattattcAAGAGAGCAACTATGTTCTCCGCCTTCTTTCTTAAATTGATTCCCACATCTTTTCCATTCGGTTCAACATACTCAAAACTCGTGAGTGACTACATGGATGACAAATCACAAACAAAGATGATGtcagtaaaaaaaacaaaacggcCTATCAATATGTAAGAGAGATGTACTGACAGATATTTGGTAAGTATGCTCAATAATCTCATCAACTGCTCGTTCTGACCCATTTGAAATCAGATAATCAATAACAGCCAGCGcctggaagaagaagaaaaaaacaccaaatcataAACTGTAAACTTCCAAACATTGCAGGAAAATGTCACGAAGACTCTCACCTTATACACATATCGCCAATCCTTTCCTGTCTCAGTCAGTCTAGTCCACAAAACACCCATAACCATCTGGCACTCCGAGCTAAAAACATATTGCAAATGTACAAGGAAAgcaatatataatcaaaatcatTTCCAAGTTTaatgaaatgttaaaaaaaagagaatcgAGAGATTACAATTTCTTAGTGGCTTGTGCAATCTCAGCCAAAGCAGTACCATGCGGACCCCAAGGCTCGTTATCAGTAGCATCCAATACCTGTACTTAAACATAGCCATATGTTTATAAACATCATCACAAAACATGAGATGAACAAACTGAATAAGAAGCCACGATTACACGGATACTAACACATTGGCGTTCACTCTGTAAACTTTATTAATAGAAACGTCAAGTCTCAAGCTTGGCTTGTAATCTATTAGATTCGAACTCTAAACTTCTTAGTCCTAAGATGGATCTAATATATCAACTAAGAAAACATTATTCAGCATCCGAACACATTCAGCACTCAAATCAATTTGCATATCAATTAGCCAAGCAATATGGAGAGACTGTTTGAACATATAGAAAGGATTCAAATGAATTCACCTTTTGCTCCATCTCTGGAACCTGCAGAACTTTGAGATTCACCTCCCTCTTTctgtaagttaaaaaaaaaaatcaatcggAAAAAATCAACATATGATCTAGCCGGATTCGAATCCAAACACAATCTAATTTCAATCGAAATCGAAGAGGAAATAGATAGAAAGGAGGGGCAAACCCACATCTCTCGAACCGTTTGATCGAAGACCTTCATGAAATTCATTTTTGAATTCGCGCAAATGGTATGAGCAAAGGAACGAATTTCTGGTGCGAGGGGGAAGTATAGATCAGGGGtggctagttttttttttttttttgacaaatgcaaagaaagaataaaaataagacGTAGCACCTAATAAAAATCTACTTTTTCGCGCAATTTTTAGGCGTCAAATAACTCCTGGGTGAGTACACGAATAACCGGTTTGATATTGGTGACATAAGGTTAAGCTAATGACACTCTACGATAGGGCTATTGCTAACAAATGACTATACCAAAGACAGAGTTTGTGAGGAACTCAGCGTGATGAGTCGTATGCAAGTCAAATTGCATTTGTTTAAATTCTGATACGAATAAAATAAACCACATAATATCATGTTATTGTTTCATCACGCATGCCattatttctaattatttttctgT
Above is a window of Brassica napus cultivar Da-Ae chromosome A10, Da-Ae, whole genome shotgun sequence DNA encoding:
- the LOC106430908 gene encoding clathrin interactor EPSIN 1-like, whose amino-acid sequence is MNFMKVFDQTVREIKREVNLKVLQVPEMEQKVLDATDNEPWGPHGTALAEIAQATKKFSECQMVMGVLWTRLTETGKDWRYVYKALAVIDYLISNGSERAVDEIIEHTYQISSLTSFEYVEPNGKDVGINLRKKAENIVALLNNKKKISEIRDKTTINRNKYVGLSSTGISYKSGSASFAGSFQSGSSNYDRDSRGKDKDDYESFQKSRRGVKSEEQSYTPKKTFSRTDHDNLSRGKKSPDSGNHSSVPSHASAAPSNNDDDFDDFDPRGTSNNKPSTGSANQVDLFGADQIGDFLDSGPTETSSTHNNGKFQESDLFADATFVSASSPGTDFGSQTQKEIDLLSVSETSGTVSSAPPTVNLFASPETVARPEAKIPKPEPMTTPSIVDPFAAVPMENFDGTDPFGAFTSHSASVSTGPQAPVLHGSATSTTSPMSLADSKPQQLQEKDPFQVKSGIWADSLSRGLIDLNITAPKKASLADVGIVGGLSNDEGNKASADAYYSGWSLGAGSGLGKSGLYSAQQQQQQQTPEISDDFFSSLSNQRYHQLHHMKKKVYQA